In the Marinobacter sp. Arc7-DN-1 genome, GTCGAAGCCAAGCTGTTTCAACCCATGGCCATCAGTATCATGCTGGCCATGCTCTCCGCGGTTTTGGTGGCCCTGATCATCGTGCCAGCATTAGCGACCTACCTCTTTCGCAGCGGGGTCCGGCAACGCGAGAGCTTCGTATTGAGGCCGCTCGATTTGCTCTATCGCAAGGGTTTAACCTGGGCGATGGGGCACGGCAAACTGGTGGTGGGTATTGCCGTTGTCATGGTGGTGTCCGCCGCGCTGGTCCTGCCCCGCCTGGGCACCGAGTTCGTGCCGGAACTGGAGGAAGGCACCATCAACCTGCGCGTGACACTCGCCCCCTCCTCCAGCCTGGACACCGCGCTGGAAGTGGCCCCCAGGCTGGAGGCCATGCTGATGGAGTTCCCGGAGGTCACCTATGCCCTGTCGCGTATTGGCCGGGCTGAAATCGGTGGCGATCCTGAACCCGTCAACAATATTGAGATATATATCGGCCTCAAACCGGTGCCGGAATGGACCAGCGCCGACAACCGCTATGAACTCCAGTCGTTGATGGAGCAGAAACTGGAGCAACACCCGGGCTTGCTGTTCAACTTCTCGCAACCTATCGCAACCCGCGTGGATGAGTTGCTGTCGGGTGTCAAAGCACAGCTTGCCATCAAACTGTTTGGGCCTGATCTCACCGTGCTGGCCGAGAAGGGCCAGGCCATTGAAGCGGTGGTTAAGGAAATAGCAGGTGCCCGCGATGTGGCCATGGAACAAATCGCCGGTGAGTCGCAACTGGTGGTGAAACCGGATCGCCGTGCCTTGTCCCGTTACGGCCTGGCTGTGGGCGACGTGATGGAGCTGGTGCGCGAAGGGCTGGGTGGCGCCAGTGCCGGCCAGATCATCAATGGTAACGAACGCTACGATATCTATGTCCGCCTCGCCGAACGTTTTCGCGAGAACCGCGAAGCCATTGCCGACCTGCGCTTACAGGCCCCGTCGGGTGCCTGGGTGCGCCTCGGAGATGTGGCCGCGGTCGGTATCGCATCGGGACCGCCACAGGTGCGTCGTGATGACGTACAGCGCCGGGTGGTGATACAAGCCAATGTCCAGGGGCGCGACATGGGCAGTGTGGTCGCAGATATTCGTCAGGCGATTGCCGGGCAGGTGGATCTGCCAACCGGCTATTCCGTGGATATCGGAGGCCAGTTCGAGAACCAGCAGCGGGCCCAAAAACGCTTATCACTGGTGGTGCCGGTTTCGCTGGGACTGATCGCCTTGCTGCTCTATTTTGCCTTTGGCTCGGTTGGCCAGGCCATGCTGATCCTGGTGAATGTTCCGCTGGCCGTGATTGGCGGCGTATTTTCACTCTGGGTTTCCGGCCAGTACCTGTCAGTGCCCAGTTCCGTGGGCTTCATTACCCTGTTCGGTGTCGCCGTGCTGAACGGGGTCGTCATGGTGGAAAGCATCAACCAACGGATTGCGGACGGTCTGACCATTGCCGATGCCGTGTTTGACGGGGCCGTTTCAAGACTTCGGCCGGTGTTGATGACCGCCATCACCTCGGCGCTGGGGCTAATCCCCATGCTGCTCTCCAATGGCGTTGGTGCGGAAATACAAAAGCCTTTGGCCAGTGTCATCGTGGGCGGGTTGGTGACAGCCACGTTTTTGACACTGTTTGTCTTGCCGGTGTTGTTTGCCTGGTTTTCAAAAGGCAGGTTAAAGGACAGGGAATAAACCTTTGAGCCTGCTGCTGCCGTTCCGGTGGCGGCAGGCCTGTTTGCCATCAATCCACGCGGGGTATACCCGGGTATCCGCCCGCCATGGTCGGGTTATGGGTCGCCGGTTCAGGCCCTGCGCCGGCCCGGTCAATGAGACTGGATCGAAATCTGATGGCCGGTGCCATTCAGCGCAATCTCGTCAATAATTTCAAGGGATGCCGGATCGAGCACCCAAAGCCTGCCTTCGGCACGACTGGTAACCAGCAGGCGGCCATTGCCGGGAGATACCGCCAGATGGTAGGGGGCCGGCGCCAGTGACACGCTGTGGCGGGTCCCGCTGGCAAGATCGATCCGGACGACCCGGTCGCCGCCCTTACTGGTTGCGTACAGTATCCCG is a window encoding:
- a CDS encoding efflux RND transporter permease subunit, yielding MFNRIIDWAVTNRLLVVIALITLTVSAVFIIPKLNLDAFPDVTNVQVSVNTEAPGLAAEEVEQLITYPIEAVMYALPDVEEVRSISKTGLSGVTVVFRGGTDIYFARQLVFERLQAARELIPDGVGTPEMGPNTSGLGQVYQYLLVAEPGAGFDAMALRSLNDWVVKLLLIPAEGVTDVLSFGGEVRQYQVNLNPSRLLAYGLSQDDIMAALERNNTNVGGWYMNRGQEQLVIRGTGWLDHGGQGLEQIRQVPLKTVDGTTITVADVAQVALGSEIRQGAVTMTRKNAVGEVENLGEVVSGIVLKRMGANTKATIDGINDRIGRINQALPEGVRFEAFYDQADLITQAVRTVVNALLLAFVFIVVILALFLMNLRATFLVLISIPISIGIALMVMSWFGLSANLMSLGGIAVAIGMLVDGSVVMVENMFKHLTHPDAEHETHRKALVSSDDEDPADAAHDRHGIALRLQEAGKEVARPIFFATAIILVVFMPLFSFEGVEAKLFQPMAISIMLAMLSAVLVALIIVPALATYLFRSGVRQRESFVLRPLDLLYRKGLTWAMGHGKLVVGIAVVMVVSAALVLPRLGTEFVPELEEGTINLRVTLAPSSSLDTALEVAPRLEAMLMEFPEVTYALSRIGRAEIGGDPEPVNNIEIYIGLKPVPEWTSADNRYELQSLMEQKLEQHPGLLFNFSQPIATRVDELLSGVKAQLAIKLFGPDLTVLAEKGQAIEAVVKEIAGARDVAMEQIAGESQLVVKPDRRALSRYGLAVGDVMELVREGLGGASAGQIINGNERYDIYVRLAERFRENREAIADLRLQAPSGAWVRLGDVAAVGIASGPPQVRRDDVQRRVVIQANVQGRDMGSVVADIRQAIAGQVDLPTGYSVDIGGQFENQQRAQKRLSLVVPVSLGLIALLLYFAFGSVGQAMLILVNVPLAVIGGVFSLWVSGQYLSVPSSVGFITLFGVAVLNGVVMVESINQRIADGLTIADAVFDGAVSRLRPVLMTAITSALGLIPMLLSNGVGAEIQKPLASVIVGGLVTATFLTLFVLPVLFAWFSKGRLKDRE